A single Buteo buteo chromosome 17, bButBut1.hap1.1, whole genome shotgun sequence DNA region contains:
- the ASB8 gene encoding ankyrin repeat and SOCS box protein 8 isoform X2 — protein MWYIMQSIQSKYSLSERLIRTIAAIRSFPRDNVEDLIGRVNALDGYNRTALHYAAEKDETCVEILLEYGANPNALDGNKDTPLHWAAFKNNAECVRSLLENGALVNARDYNNDTPLSWAAMKGNLESVSILLDFGAEVRVVNLKGQTPISRLVALLVRGLGTEREDSCFDLLHRAIGHFELRKNGSMPWEVTRDQQLCEKLTLLCSAPGTLQTLSRYAVRRSLGVRFLPEAVKQLPLPTCLKEYVLLLS, from the exons ATGTGGTACATCATGCAGAGCATCCAGAGCAAGTACTCGCTGTCGGAGCGGCTCATCCGCACCATCGCCGCCATCCGCTCCTTCCCGCGGGACAACGTGGAGGATCTCATCGGCAGG gTCAACGCCCTGGATGGCTACAACCGCACAGCCCTTCACTACGCAGCAGAAAAGGATGAAACCTGTGTGGAAATCCTCCTGGAGTACGGAGCCAACCCAAATGCTCTGGACGGCAATAAGGACACCCCGCTCCACTGGGCCGCCTTCAAGAACAACGCCGAGTGTGTGCGGTCACTGCTGGAGAACGGTGCCTTGGTGAATGCCCGCGATTACAACAACGACACGCCGCTCAGCTGGGCGGCCATGAAGGGTAACCTGGAGAGCGTCAGCATCCTACTCGACTTCGGGGCGGAGGTTCGGGTGGTTAATTTGAAAGGCCAAACCCCCATCTCGCGGTTGGTGGCGTTGCTGGTTCGGGGATTGGGTACGGAGCGCGAGGATTCCTGCTTCGATCTTCTCCATCGAGCTATCGGACATTTTGAGCTGAGAAAAAACGGCAGCATGCCCTGGGAGGTGACCAGGGATCAGCAGCTCTGCGAAAAGCTCACACTGCTCTGCTCGGCCCCTGGTACCCTACAGACGCTGTCACGTTACGCCGTACGCCGCAGCCTGGGCGTGCGGTTCCTGCCGGAGGCGGTGAAGCAGCTGCCCTTGCCCACCTGCCTGAAGGAGTACGTGTTGCTCCTTAGTTAA
- the SENP1 gene encoding sentrin-specific protease 1 isoform X2, which yields MRMEARETARANHGSVFKAFPLPSRAGLRDPLSQPDSKFLPNKISGFACPAGNASCALNYSPEVPCPESYRAVGEPRAFGSSANGQWRGLIPPLGSVPQKPRVSRGSYLEARKNPSGTSNSFVGKSNHHCHASAFPIKPAQSPSWSGPCRRSLLSPKKTPRRFISTAEETVREEEREIYRQLLQMVTGKQFSTSKSSSLFPFHLSRCSNSSKTIVKETPSKNSKLFEAHSVAPASSATSILRAQEQPSHKPSLYSTPSYPSNIFESSNSTAQHQQENLPASNTQSEGSDSVILLKVKDSRTPAPSLPFFQAELWIKELTSVYDSRARERWRQIEEQKALALQLQSQRLQEQEHSVQDLVDLNLRVPLEKEIPVTVVPEEKEDAKSADGEEEFPEITEEMEKEIKNVFRGGNQDEVLSEAFRLTITRKDIQTLNNLNWLNDEIINFYMNLLMERSKEKGLPAVHAFNTFFFTKLKTAGYQAVKRWTKKVDIFSVDLLLVPIHLGVHWCLAVVDFRKKTITYYDSMGGINSEACRILLKKAWMSGEVKHLGGERGTQESCPWFV from the exons ATGAGAATGGAGGCCCGGGAGACGGCACGGGCCAACCACGGCTCCGTGTTCaaggcctttcccctgccctcGAGAGCCGGCCTGCGGGATCCGCTCTCCCAGCCGGACAGCAAG TTTTTACCCAACAAGATCAGTGGTTTCGCTTGCCCTGCTGGAAATGCATCCTGCGCTCTCAATTACAGCCCAG AAGTCCCCTGCCCCGAGAGCTACCGGGCAGTGGGGGAGCCTCGAGCCTTTGGCTCCAGTGCCAACGGGCAGTGGAGAGGCTTGATTCCCCCTCTGGGCTCCGTGCCACAGAAGCCGAGGGTGAGCCGAGGCTCTTACCTTGAAGCTCGCAAAAACCCCAG TGGGACGTCCAACAGTTTTGTAGGAAAATCAAACCACCATTGCCATGCATCAGCTTTTCCAATCAAACCCGCTCAGAGTCCTTCCTGGAGTGGTCCATGTCGCCGCAGCCTGCTTAGCCCCAAGAAGACTCCCCGACGGTTCATCAGCACAGCGGAAGAG ACTGTTCGAGAGGAAGAGCGAGAGATCTACAGGCAGTTGCTTCAGATGGtcacaggaaaacaattttctacGTCCAAGTCCTCTTCATTATTCCCCTTTCATCT GTCCAGGTGTTCAAATTCCAGCAAAACCATAGTGAAAGAAACTCCCAGCAAGAACTCAAAGCTGTTTGAAGCTCACAGCGTTGCACCAGCCAGTTCAGCGACCAGCATTCTCAGAGCACAGGAGCAGCCATCACACAAACCGTCTCTCTACTCCACCCCCAGCTATCCCTCCAATATCTTTGAGTCCAGTAACTCCACAGCCCAGCATCAGCAAGAAAATCTACCAGCATCTAACACACAGtctgaag GGTCGGACTCTGTCATTTTGCTCAAGGTAAAGGATTCCAGAACGCCAGCACCAAG CCTCCCATTCTTCCAGGCAGAACTGTGGATCAAAGAACT GACCAGTGTCTATGACTCACGAGCTCGGGAGAGGTGGCGGCAAATTGAAGAGCAGAAAGCACTGGCCTTGCAGCTGCAAAGCCAG CGGCTGCAGGAACAAGAACACTCAGTGCAGGATCTGGTGGATTTAAATCTTCGAGTACCCCTTGAGAAGGAAATCCCTGTCACAGTAGtcccagaagagaaagaagatgcTAAGTCAGCTGACGGTGAAGAGGAGTTCCCTGAAATCACTGAG gaaatggaaaaagaaataaagaacgTATTCCGAGGTGGGAACCAGGATGAGGTCCTCAGTGAAGCTTTTCGGTTAACAATCACTCGAAAAGACATTCAGACCCTCAATAATCTGAACTGGCTCAATGATGAG ataaTTAATTTCTACATGAATTTGCTGATGGAGCGGAGCAAAGAGAAGGGTTTGCCGGCAGTTCATGCGTTCAATACTTTCTTCTTTAccaaattaaaaacagcagGGTACCAAGCTGTGAAACGGTGGACTAAAAAAGTGGATATCTTCTCTGTGGATCTCCTCTTGGTGCCTATTCATCTGGGAGTGCACTGGTGCCTAGCA GTTGtagacttcaggaaaaaaaccatcacCTATTATGACTCCATGGGTGGAATAAACAGTGAAGCCTGCAGGATACTGTT GAAGAAGGCATGGATGTCTGGTGAAGTGAAGCACCTGGGAGGTGAGAGGGGGACCCAGGAGTCCTGCCCATGGTTCGTTTAG
- the ASB8 gene encoding ankyrin repeat and SOCS box protein 8 isoform X1, whose product MWYIMQSIQSKYSLSERLIRTIAAIRSFPRDNVEDLIGRGADVNCMHGTLKPLHCACMVADADCVELLLQKGAEVNALDGYNRTALHYAAEKDETCVEILLEYGANPNALDGNKDTPLHWAAFKNNAECVRSLLENGALVNARDYNNDTPLSWAAMKGNLESVSILLDFGAEVRVVNLKGQTPISRLVALLVRGLGTEREDSCFDLLHRAIGHFELRKNGSMPWEVTRDQQLCEKLTLLCSAPGTLQTLSRYAVRRSLGVRFLPEAVKQLPLPTCLKEYVLLLS is encoded by the exons ATGTGGTACATCATGCAGAGCATCCAGAGCAAGTACTCGCTGTCGGAGCGGCTCATCCGCACCATCGCCGCCATCCGCTCCTTCCCGCGGGACAACGTGGAGGATCTCATCGGCAGG GGCGCGGACGTGAACTGCATGCACGGCACCCTGAAACCGCTGCACTGCGCCTGTATGGTGGCTGACGCTGACTGCGtcgagctgctgctgcagaagggagCGGAG gTCAACGCCCTGGATGGCTACAACCGCACAGCCCTTCACTACGCAGCAGAAAAGGATGAAACCTGTGTGGAAATCCTCCTGGAGTACGGAGCCAACCCAAATGCTCTGGACGGCAATAAGGACACCCCGCTCCACTGGGCCGCCTTCAAGAACAACGCCGAGTGTGTGCGGTCACTGCTGGAGAACGGTGCCTTGGTGAATGCCCGCGATTACAACAACGACACGCCGCTCAGCTGGGCGGCCATGAAGGGTAACCTGGAGAGCGTCAGCATCCTACTCGACTTCGGGGCGGAGGTTCGGGTGGTTAATTTGAAAGGCCAAACCCCCATCTCGCGGTTGGTGGCGTTGCTGGTTCGGGGATTGGGTACGGAGCGCGAGGATTCCTGCTTCGATCTTCTCCATCGAGCTATCGGACATTTTGAGCTGAGAAAAAACGGCAGCATGCCCTGGGAGGTGACCAGGGATCAGCAGCTCTGCGAAAAGCTCACACTGCTCTGCTCGGCCCCTGGTACCCTACAGACGCTGTCACGTTACGCCGTACGCCGCAGCCTGGGCGTGCGGTTCCTGCCGGAGGCGGTGAAGCAGCTGCCCTTGCCCACCTGCCTGAAGGAGTACGTGTTGCTCCTTAGTTAA
- the SENP1 gene encoding sentrin-specific protease 1 isoform X1, whose protein sequence is MRMEARETARANHGSVFKAFPLPSRAGLRDPLSQPDSKFLPNKISGFACPAGNASCALNYSPEVPCPESYRAVGEPRAFGSSANGQWRGLIPPLGSVPQKPRVSRGSYLEARKNPSGTSNSFVGKSNHHCHASAFPIKPAQSPSWSGPCRRSLLSPKKTPRRFISTAEETVREEEREIYRQLLQMVTGKQFSTSKSSSLFPFHLSRCSNSSKTIVKETPSKNSKLFEAHSVAPASSATSILRAQEQPSHKPSLYSTPSYPSNIFESSNSTAQHQQENLPASNTQSEGSDSVILLKVKDSRTPAPSLPFFQAELWIKELTSVYDSRARERWRQIEEQKALALQLQSQRLQEQEHSVQDLVDLNLRVPLEKEIPVTVVPEEKEDAKSADGEEEFPEITEEMEKEIKNVFRGGNQDEVLSEAFRLTITRKDIQTLNNLNWLNDEIINFYMNLLMERSKEKGLPAVHAFNTFFFTKLKTAGYQAVKRWTKKVDIFSVDLLLVPIHLGVHWCLAVVDFRKKTITYYDSMGGINSEACRILLQYLKQESLDKKRKEFDTNGWSLLSKKSQEIPQQMNGSDCGMFACKYADCITKDKPINFTQQHMPYFRKRMAWEILHRKLL, encoded by the exons ATGAGAATGGAGGCCCGGGAGACGGCACGGGCCAACCACGGCTCCGTGTTCaaggcctttcccctgccctcGAGAGCCGGCCTGCGGGATCCGCTCTCCCAGCCGGACAGCAAG TTTTTACCCAACAAGATCAGTGGTTTCGCTTGCCCTGCTGGAAATGCATCCTGCGCTCTCAATTACAGCCCAG AAGTCCCCTGCCCCGAGAGCTACCGGGCAGTGGGGGAGCCTCGAGCCTTTGGCTCCAGTGCCAACGGGCAGTGGAGAGGCTTGATTCCCCCTCTGGGCTCCGTGCCACAGAAGCCGAGGGTGAGCCGAGGCTCTTACCTTGAAGCTCGCAAAAACCCCAG TGGGACGTCCAACAGTTTTGTAGGAAAATCAAACCACCATTGCCATGCATCAGCTTTTCCAATCAAACCCGCTCAGAGTCCTTCCTGGAGTGGTCCATGTCGCCGCAGCCTGCTTAGCCCCAAGAAGACTCCCCGACGGTTCATCAGCACAGCGGAAGAG ACTGTTCGAGAGGAAGAGCGAGAGATCTACAGGCAGTTGCTTCAGATGGtcacaggaaaacaattttctacGTCCAAGTCCTCTTCATTATTCCCCTTTCATCT GTCCAGGTGTTCAAATTCCAGCAAAACCATAGTGAAAGAAACTCCCAGCAAGAACTCAAAGCTGTTTGAAGCTCACAGCGTTGCACCAGCCAGTTCAGCGACCAGCATTCTCAGAGCACAGGAGCAGCCATCACACAAACCGTCTCTCTACTCCACCCCCAGCTATCCCTCCAATATCTTTGAGTCCAGTAACTCCACAGCCCAGCATCAGCAAGAAAATCTACCAGCATCTAACACACAGtctgaag GGTCGGACTCTGTCATTTTGCTCAAGGTAAAGGATTCCAGAACGCCAGCACCAAG CCTCCCATTCTTCCAGGCAGAACTGTGGATCAAAGAACT GACCAGTGTCTATGACTCACGAGCTCGGGAGAGGTGGCGGCAAATTGAAGAGCAGAAAGCACTGGCCTTGCAGCTGCAAAGCCAG CGGCTGCAGGAACAAGAACACTCAGTGCAGGATCTGGTGGATTTAAATCTTCGAGTACCCCTTGAGAAGGAAATCCCTGTCACAGTAGtcccagaagagaaagaagatgcTAAGTCAGCTGACGGTGAAGAGGAGTTCCCTGAAATCACTGAG gaaatggaaaaagaaataaagaacgTATTCCGAGGTGGGAACCAGGATGAGGTCCTCAGTGAAGCTTTTCGGTTAACAATCACTCGAAAAGACATTCAGACCCTCAATAATCTGAACTGGCTCAATGATGAG ataaTTAATTTCTACATGAATTTGCTGATGGAGCGGAGCAAAGAGAAGGGTTTGCCGGCAGTTCATGCGTTCAATACTTTCTTCTTTAccaaattaaaaacagcagGGTACCAAGCTGTGAAACGGTGGACTAAAAAAGTGGATATCTTCTCTGTGGATCTCCTCTTGGTGCCTATTCATCTGGGAGTGCACTGGTGCCTAGCA GTTGtagacttcaggaaaaaaaccatcacCTATTATGACTCCATGGGTGGAATAAACAGTGAAGCCTGCAGGATACTGTT GCAATACTTAAAACAGGAAAGTCTtgacaagaaaaggaaagagtttGACACTAATGGCTGGTCGTTGCTGAGTAAGAAGAGTCAG GAGATCCCACAGCAGATGAATGGCAGCGACTGCGGGATGTTTGCCTGCAAATACGCTGACTGCATTACCAAAGACAAGCCCATCAACTTCACTCAG CAACACATGCCCTATTTCCGAAAGCGAATGGCCTGGGAAATCCTTCATCGCAAGCTGTTATGA
- the PFKM gene encoding ATP-dependent 6-phosphofructokinase, muscle type — MAQTPPGHGHTENLGAGKAIAVLTSGGDAQGMNAAVRAVVRVGIYTGAKVYFVHEGYQGLVDGGDNIKEATWESVSMMLQLGGTVIGSARCQDFRTREGRLKAARNLVKRGITNLCVIGGDGSLTGADTFRAEWSSLLAELVKVGGITAEEAKKSSYLNIVGMVGSIDNDFCGTDMTIGTDSALHRIMEIVDAITTTAQSHQRTFVLEVMGRHCGYLALITALACGADWVFIPESPPEDDWEDHLCRRLTETRVGGSRLNIIIVAEGAIDKHGKAITSDDIKNLVVKRLGYDTRVTILGHVQRGGTPSAFDRILGSRMGVEAVMALLEGTPDTPACVVSLSGNQAVRLPLMECVQVTKDVTTAMNEGRFDDALKLRGRSFQNNWNVYKLLAHIRPPSTKSGYTLAVLNVGAPAAGMNAAVRSTVRIGLIHGHRMLAVHDGFEGLAYGKLEEISWERVGSWTGLGGSKLGTKRTLPKKYFEEISTSISNFGIHGLIIIGGFEAFTGSLELMEGRAKYEELCIPLCIIPATVSNNVPGSDFSIGADTALNTITTTCDRIKQSAAGTKRRVFIIETMGGFCGYLATMAGLAAGADAAYIYEEHFNIHDLQVNVEHLTEKMKTTVKRGLVLRNERCNENYTTDFIFNLYSEEGKGIFDCRKNVLGHMQQGGTPTPFDRNFGTKMGAKAVAWITGKIKECSRHGRIFANTADSACLLGMRKRSLVFQPITDLKEQTDFDHRIPKEQWWLKLRPILKILAKYNIELDTSEKAHLEHVTRKRISLESNI, encoded by the exons ATGGCGCAGACACCGCCAGGACATGGGCACACCGAGAACCTGGGTGCCGGCAAAGCCATCGCCGTCCTCACCTCCGGGGGGGACGCCCAGG gcatGAACGCAGCCGTCCGCGCCGTGGTGCGGGTGGGCATCTACACCGGTGCCAAGGTCTACTTCGTGCATGAG ggCTATCAGGGGCTGGTGGACGGTGGGGACAACATCAAGGAGGCCACGTGGGAAAGCGTCTCCATGATGCTGCAACTG GGGGGCACAGTCATCGGCAGCGCCCGGTGCCAGGATTTTCGGACTCGGGAGGGACGCCTGAAAGCCGCCCGTAACCTGGTGAAACGCGGCATCACCAACCTCTGCGTCATCGGCGGCGATGGCAGCCTCACCGGCGCCGACACCTTCCGGGCCGAGTGGAGCAGCCTCTTGGCCGAGCTGGTTAAAGTgg GGGGAATTACGGCGGAGGAGGCGAAGAAGTCGAGTTACCTGAACATCGTGGGCATGGTGGGCTCCATCGACAACGACTTCTGCGGCACTGACATGACCATCGGCACCGACTCGGCGCTGCACCGTATCATGGAGATCGTAGATGCCATCACCACCACGGCCCAGAG CCACCAGCGGACCTTCGTGCTGGAAGTGATGGGTCGCCACTGCGG CTACCTGGCGCTCATCACCGCCCTGGCCTGCGGTGCCGACTGGGTCTTCATTCCCGAGTCCCCCCCCGAGGATGACTGGGAAGATCACTTGTGCCGGAGGCTGACGGAG ACCCGCGTGGGCGGCTCAAGGTTGAACATCATCATCGTGGCCGAGGGCGCCATCGACAAGCACGGCAAGGCCATCACCTCTGACGACATTAAAAAC CTGGTGGTGAAGCGTTTGGGTTATGACACCCGGGTCACCATCCTGGGCCACGTCCAGCGTGGCGGGACACCCTCCGCCTTCGACCGTATCCTG GGCAGCCGGATGGGTGTTGAAGCCGTCATGGCTCTGCTGGAGGGGACCCCCGACACCCCCGCCTGCGTCGTCAGCCTCTCGGGCAACCAAGCCGTGCGCCTGCCCCTTATGGAGTGCGTCCAGGTG ACCAAAGACGTGACGACGGCGATGAACGAGGGACGCTTTGATGATGCCCTGAAGCTGCGGGGCCG GAGTTTCCAGAACAACTGGAATGTGTACAAGCTGCTGGCACACATCCGCCCTCCCTCCACCAAG AGCGGCTACACGCTGGCTGTGCTCAATGTGGGCGCCCCGGCTGCCGGCATGAACGCGGCCGTCAGGTCGACTGTGCGGATCGGACTCATCCACGGGCACCGGATGCTGGCGGTGCACGACGGCTTCGAAGGGCTCGCCTACGGGAAG CTGGAAGAGATCAGCTGGGAGAGGGTTGGCAGCTGGACAGGGCTGGGAGGATCCAAACTGGGGACAAAGAG GACCTTGCCCAAGAAATACTTTGAGGAAATCAGCACCAGCATCAGCAACTTCGGCATCCACGGGCTGATCATTATCGGTGGCTTCGAG GCTTTCACGGGCAGCCTGGAGCTGATGGAGGGGAGGGCCAAGTACGAGGAGCTCTGCATCCCGCTCTGCATCATCCCCGCCACCGTCTCCAACAACGTCCCCGGCTCTGACTTCAGCATCGGCGCTGACACCGCGCTCAACACCATCACCACA ACCTGTGACCGCATCAAGCAGTCGGCGGCTGGGACCAAGCGTCGCGTCTTCATCATCGAGACTATGGGCGGTTTCTGCGGCTACTTGGCCACCATGGCGGGGCTGGCGGCCGGTGCCGATGCCGCCTACATCTATGAGGAGCACTTCAACATCCATGACCTGCAG GTCAACGTGGAGCATTTAACTGAGAAGATGAAGACGACGGTGAAGAGGGGGCTGGTGCTCAG GAACGAGCGGTGCAATGAGAACTACACCACCGACTTCATCTTCAACCTCTACTCGGAGGAGGGGAAGGGTATCTTCGACTGCCGGAAAAATGTGCTGGGGCACATGCAGCAG GGTGGCACCCCGACCCCCTTCGACAGGAACTTCGGCACCAAAATGGGTGCCAAGGCAGTGGCCTGGATCACCGGGAAGATCAAGGAGTGCTCCCGGCACG GTCGGATCTTCGCCAACACGGCCGACTCGGCTTGCCTGCTGGGTATGCGCAAGCGCAGCCTCGTCTTTCAGCCCATCACTGACCTCAAGGAGCAGACGGATTTCGA tCACCGCATCCCCAAGGAGCAGTGGTGGCTGAAGCTTCGTCCCATCCTAAAAATCCTGGCCAAGTACAACATTGAGCTGGACACCTCAGAGAAAGCCCACCTGGAGCATGTCACACGCAAGAGGATCTCACTCGAGTCCAACATCTAA